A part of Bacteroidales bacterium genomic DNA contains:
- a CDS encoding L-serine ammonia-lyase, iron-sulfur-dependent, subunit alpha: MTSHIPSIFNDVVGPVMRGPSSSHSAAALRIGRICRELMQGDPGRVIVSYDARDALATTHKSQGSDMGIKGGLLGFEADDERLRDPDPYLAEAGIDLSFRVTDTGFGLPNLYLVHMQQGGLKMEVVALSTGGGMIEIIRINQVPVSIKGDRQVELWFAESGKLLLQGPPPEGAAKRVIAPVLPLASFDPIGVPFSTCQEMMQYNAERNLPAWELAADYESMQGKITDVEVFQKMRELYRVMRGSINAGLRGTSYQDRILGAQSAAYQKSLESGILAGGEALHNITLYVSAIMEVKSSMGTIVAAPTAGSCGTFPGAVIGVADSLGLDEERIVKALLAGSLTGIFIAAASTFSAEIGGCQAECGSGSGMAASAIAWILGGSVEQCMAAASMALQNSLGMICDPIAARVEAPCLGKNISSAVNGLTSANMAVAGYDPLIPLDEVIETMDRVGRSLPRELRCTALGGLSTTPTAMEIEKRLEINENQGNASA; this comes from the coding sequence GTGACAAGTCATATTCCCAGCATATTCAATGATGTAGTTGGCCCGGTTATGCGGGGGCCATCCAGTTCTCACAGTGCAGCGGCACTTCGGATAGGGCGGATTTGTCGGGAGCTGATGCAGGGCGATCCCGGACGTGTGATAGTAAGCTATGATGCCAGGGATGCCCTGGCCACCACTCACAAGAGTCAGGGATCTGATATGGGTATTAAGGGAGGATTGTTAGGTTTCGAAGCCGATGATGAGCGTTTGAGGGATCCCGATCCTTACCTGGCAGAGGCAGGGATCGATCTTAGTTTCAGGGTGACCGATACCGGTTTTGGCCTTCCCAACCTCTACCTGGTTCACATGCAGCAAGGGGGTTTAAAAATGGAAGTGGTTGCCCTTTCCACCGGTGGAGGGATGATCGAAATCATCCGGATCAACCAGGTTCCTGTCTCCATTAAAGGGGACCGGCAGGTGGAGCTATGGTTTGCAGAAAGCGGCAAACTCCTTCTGCAGGGCCCGCCCCCCGAGGGAGCTGCAAAACGAGTGATTGCTCCTGTTTTGCCCCTTGCTTCTTTTGATCCTATAGGGGTACCCTTCAGCACCTGCCAGGAGATGATGCAATACAACGCCGAAAGAAATCTGCCTGCCTGGGAACTCGCTGCCGATTATGAATCCATGCAGGGAAAAATCACGGATGTGGAGGTCTTTCAGAAGATGCGGGAACTATACAGGGTGATGCGCGGTTCCATCAATGCGGGATTGAGAGGGACCAGCTATCAGGACCGGATTTTAGGGGCACAGTCGGCTGCCTACCAGAAAAGCCTGGAGTCGGGGATCCTGGCAGGAGGTGAAGCCCTGCATAACATCACTCTTTATGTATCAGCCATCATGGAAGTCAAGAGCTCCATGGGAACCATTGTGGCTGCTCCTACAGCCGGATCATGCGGAACCTTTCCCGGTGCGGTGATTGGAGTGGCCGACTCCCTGGGCCTGGATGAGGAGCGGATCGTCAAGGCTTTGCTGGCCGGGAGTCTGACAGGTATATTTATAGCTGCCGCATCTACCTTTTCAGCCGAGATCGGGGGGTGCCAGGCGGAGTGTGGATCGGGTTCCGGTATGGCCGCCTCAGCAATTGCCTGGATATTGGGAGGCAGTGTGGAACAGTGTATGGCAGCTGCCTCCATGGCCCTTCAGAATTCACTGGGGATGATATGCGATCCAATTGCTGCCCGGGTGGAAGCTCCGTGCCTGGGAAAGAACATCAGCTCGGCTGTTAACGGACTCACAAGTGCGAATATGGCAGTGGCCGGATATGATCCTCTGATCCCGCTGGATGAGGTAATTGAGACCATGGATAGGGTGGGCCGGAGCCTCCCCCGCGAACTACGTTGTACCGCTCTGGGCGGACTCTCTACAACGCCGACGGCCATGGAAATTGAGAAACGGCTGGAAATAAATGAAAATCAGGGGAATGCATCTGCCTAA
- a CDS encoding CPBP family intramembrane metalloprotease, whose protein sequence is MHLPKNHLWLGLEFILLFFGIPLIIYLDENFIHPSIIILPVLLFIFLLLRRNPEFRWRELVAWSVPRKMLAVNGLVIISSALLVWAYVYFFDREKLFNLPRTNPWIYLALCVFYPVFSAYGQEIIYRTFLSRRYSAIFRKSWQYLLASAISFSFVHIVYYNPVSMILTFIGGLYFARMYQRTRSVLFTAVLHGIFGIIFFGMGMGQYFWLDMPA, encoded by the coding sequence ATGCATCTGCCTAAGAATCACCTGTGGCTGGGCCTGGAGTTCATACTCCTGTTTTTCGGAATCCCCTTGATTATCTACCTGGATGAGAATTTTATCCACCCCAGCATCATCATCCTGCCGGTCCTGCTGTTTATCTTCCTTCTGCTGAGGCGCAATCCCGAATTCAGATGGAGAGAACTGGTCGCCTGGTCGGTTCCCCGGAAAATGCTGGCTGTAAACGGACTTGTGATTATTTCTTCTGCCTTGCTGGTGTGGGCCTATGTCTACTTTTTTGACCGGGAGAAGCTGTTTAACCTTCCCAGGACCAATCCTTGGATTTATCTGGCCCTGTGTGTTTTTTATCCGGTGTTTTCGGCCTATGGGCAGGAGATTATCTACCGGACCTTTCTTTCAAGGCGATATTCGGCGATCTTCCGGAAGAGCTGGCAATATCTGTTGGCCAGTGCCATCAGCTTTTCATTTGTGCACATCGTTTATTATAATCCGGTATCCATGATACTTACCTTTATCGGCGGACTTTATTTTGCAAGGATGTATCAGCGGACTCGAAGCGTACTTTTTACCGCTGTATTACACGGTATTTTCGGAATCATATTTTTTGGCATGGGTATGGGCCAGTATTTCTGGCTGGACATGCCCGCATAA